TTCTGCAGCATTCTCGTCAATTGAGATTACTTCTCCCGTTACTTCCGTAACAACTGCTTGTCCTTTCGGATTACGTGCTTCGAAAATTTCTTGGATACGAGGTAAACCTTGAGTAATATCATCTCCGGCAACCCCACCCGTATGGAATGTACGCATGGTCAACTGAGTACCTGGTTCACCGATTGATTGAGCGGCAATTGTACCAACTGCTTCCCCAACTTCAACTTCGTTACCAGTTGCTAAGTTCATACCGTAACAGAACTTACATACACCATGACGTGTGTTACATGTAAAGACTGAACGAATCGTTACTTTTTCAATACCTGCATCAATGATTTCTCTTGCTTTATCTTCTGTAATTAGCTCGTTATGTGCAACTAAAACAGCACCTGTTTCAGGGTGAATAATTGATTTTTGAGCGTAACGTCCGATTAGGCGTTCTTCTAGTGATTCGATGATTTCATTTCCTTCACGGATAGCCATGATATCCAAACCACCATCAGTTCCACAATCATCATCACGAACGATAACATCTTGTGCAACGTCTACTAGACGACGTGTTAAGTAACCTGAATCGGCAGTTTTCAGAGCCGTATCGGTCATACCTTTACGGGCACCGTGAGTAGAAGAGAACATTTCTAAGACTGTTAGTCCTTCACGGAAGTTAGAAATAACCGGTAACTCCATGATTTTACCAGATGGTGATGCCATCAAACCACGCATACCAGCAAGCTGTGTAAAGTTGGAGATGTTACCACGGGCACCTGAGTCACTCATCATGAAGATTGGGTTTTCTTGACCTAGAGATTTCATCAGTTCAATTTGGATCAAGTCTTTTGCTTGATTCCAAGTGTTAATAACACTGTTGTAACGCTCATCATCAGAGATCAAACCACGACGGAACTGTCTTGTCGTTGCTTCAACTTGTTTATGAGCTTTTTCGATAATTTCTTTTTTAGATTCCAATACAAGAATGTCAGCCATACCTACTGTAATACCTGAACGAGTAGAGACGCTGTAACCCAAGTCTTTCATCTTATCAAGCATGCGTGATGTTTCAGTAACATGGAATTTTTTGAAGACAGCAGCAATGATATTACCAATGTTTTTCTTCTTAAATGGTCCTACAATTTCTTGTGCTTCAATAAATTCTTTCACGTTTGTACTTGCATCGATAAAGTACTTATCTGGTGTTGCTTCTTCTAAGTTTTCTTGAGTTGGTTCGTTTAAATATGGGAACTCATCAGGCATAATAGCGTTGAACATAACTTTACCAACAGTTGTTACAAGAAGGGCATCTTTTTGGTGATCCTTCCATGGTTTAGCTGGTAATGATTTTGTATACAAGGCAATACGCGTATGCCAGTGTACATAACCATTTTGGTATGCCATTTCTACTTCATTTGGATTAGAGAAAATCATACCTTCTCCAACCGCACCTTTTTCTTCCATTGTTAAGTAGTAGTTACCTAGAACCATATCCTGAGATGGTGTAACAACTGGTTTACCATCTTTAGGGTTCAAGATATTTTGTGCTGCAAGCATCAATAGACGTGCTTCTGCTTGTGCTTCTTCACTTAACGGAACGTGAACGGCCATTTGGTCACCGTCAAAGTCGGCATTGTAAGCCTCACATACTAACGGGTGAAGACGAATCGCTTTACCTTCAACTAAAACAGGTTCAAAGGCTTGGATACCTAGTCTGTGTAGTGTCGGTGCGCGGTTCAATAGAACCGGATGTTCACGGATAACTTCTTCTAAAACGTCCCACACATCATCGTCCATACGTTCGATTTTGCGTTTCGCATTTTTAATATTTCCTGCTAATTCACGTTGAACTAATTCTTTCATCAAGAAAGGTTTAAATAGTTCTAGTGCCATTTCTTTTGGAAGTCCACATTGGTACATCTTCAAGAATGGTCCTACAACGATAACCGAACGACCAGAATAGTCTACACGTTTACCAAGTAAGTTTTGACGGAAACGACCTTGTTTCCCTTTCAACATATGTGATAGAGATTTCAATGGACGGTTTCCTGGTCCTACAACTGGACGACCACGACGACCGTTGTCAATCAAAGCATCAACTGCTTCTTGTAACATACGTTTTTCGTTTTGAACAATAATATTTGGTGCATTTAAGTCTAACAAACGTTTCAAACGGTTGTTACGGTTAATGACACGGCGGTATAAATCGTTCAAGTCACTTGTTGCAAAACGGCCACCCTCTAATTGAACCATTGGGCGCAAGTCTGGTGGGATAACTGGAACAACGTCCATAACCATCCACTCAGGTTTGTTGCCAGATACGCGGAATGCATCCAAGATGTCTAAACGACGGATAGCACGCGTACGCTTTTGGCCTGTTGCTGTTTTTAGTTGTTCTTTTAATTCTTCACATTCTGCTTCAAGGTCAACGCGTTGAAGTAATTGTTTAATTGCTTCTGCACCCATTGCAGCATGGAAGCTATTTCCATATTGTGCACGTTTTTCGCGATATTCACGTTCAGTTAACAATTGTTTTGCTTCTAATGTTGCGTCACCTGGTTCGATAACCACATAGCTTGCAAAATAAATGATTTCTTCTAGCGCACGCGGACTCATATCTAATACAAGACCCATACGACTTGGAATACCTTTGAAGTACCATACGTGTGTAACTGGTGCTGCTAATTCGATATGCGCCATACGTTCACGACGAACTTTAGAGCGCGTTACTTCTACACCACAGCGGTCACAAACGATACCTTTATAACGGATACCGTTATATTTTCCACATGAACATTTCCAATCTTTTTGTGGTCCAAAGATTCTTTCACAGAACAGACCCTCTTTTTCAGGCTTCAATGTTCTATAGTTAATTGTCTCTGGTTTTTTAACTTCCCCGTAAGACCAGCTACGGATTTTATCAGGTGAAGCCAAAGAGATTTGCATTTGTTCGAAATTATTTACATCTATCAAGGGGCTTCCCTCCCTTTTCTGCTGAGCTGCCCAATATGCTCATCCTACTTTAACAGCCAATCTGAACGTTTTAGAAACAAAAAGCAGATAGGAACAAGGAACAGACAGTTCCTTGTTCGGCTATGTTTACTCTCTTGTTTCTCCTGCCTCAGTTTCTGCATCTTCTTTTTTAACTTCAGTTTGTTTGTTTAAACGTTCGAAATTCACAACGTCATCTTCTTCGTCCATATCGCGTAATTCGATTTCTTCTCTATTTTCGTCTAATACTTTCATATCTAGACCTAGAGCTTGCAATTCTTTTACTAATACGCGGAATGATTCTGGAACACCAGGTTTTGGAATTGATTCACCTTTAACAATCGCTTCGTAAGTTTTCACACGTCCGACAACGTCATCTGACTTGTAAGTCAAGATTTCTTGTAGTGTATAAGCAGCACCGTAAGCTTCCAGTGCCCAAACTTCCATCTCTCCGAAACGTTGTCCACCAAATTGAGCTTTACCTCCAAGTGGTTGTTGTGTAACAAGAGAGTATGGTCCTGTTGAACGAGCATGTAACTTGTCGTCTACCATGTGGGATAGTTTCAAGTAGTACATAACCCCAACAGAAACGCGGTTGTCAAATGGCTCACCAGTACGACCATCATAAAGGACAGTCTTAGCATCTTTCGCCATACCAGCTTCTGCTACTGTTCCCCAAACATCTTCTTCACTTGCCCCATCAAATACTGGTGTTGCAATATGAATACCAAGTTGGCGAGCAGCCATACCTAAGTGTAATTCCAATACTTGTCCAATGTTCATACGAGAAGGAACCCCTAGTGGATTCAACATGATATCAACTGGTGTACCATCTGGTAAGTATGGCATGTCTTCTTCCGGCATAATACGGGATACAACCCCTTTATTACCGTGACGTCCCGCCATCTTATCCCCTTCGCTAATTTTACGTTTTTGAACAATGTAAACACGAACGAGTAAGTTAACACCAGGTGATAATTCATCGCCTGCTTCACGTGTAAAGACTTTAACGTCATGAACGATTCCGCCGCCACCGTGTGGTACGCGTAGTGATGTATCACGAACTTCACGTGCTTTTTCACCGAAAATAGCATGAAGAAGACGTTCTTCAGCAGATAATTCAGTTACTCCCTTAGGTGTTACTTTACCAACAAGAATATCGCCATCGCGAACTTCAGCACCGATACGGATAATTCCGCGCTCGTCTAAATCTTTCAAAGCGTCTTCTCCGACGTTTGGAATCTCACGAGTGATTTCTTCAGGTCCAAGTTTTGTATCACGAGCTTCTGATTCATATTCTTCAATATGAACAGATGTATAAACATCATCTTTAACAAGACGTTCATTCATGATAACCGCATCTTCATAGTTGTAACCTTCCCAAGTCATGAAGGCTACTAAGATGTTTTGTCCAAGTGCCATCTCACCTTGTTCCATAGATGGACCATCAGCAAGAATGTCACCTTTTTCTACTTCTTCGCCTAAGCTAATGATTGGGCGTTGGTTGTAACATGTTCCAGAGTTTGAACGTTGGAACTTAATCACATTGTATTTATCAAGTGCGCCGTCTGGACGACGTACGCGGATTTCGTTAGCATCAACATACTCAACAACACCATCGTTGTTACACAATAAGGCTGCACCAGAGTCATGCGCTGCTTTGTATTCCATACCAGTACCGATAAGCGGAGCTTTAGGATTGATCAACGGAACAGCTTGACGCTGCATGTTGGCACCCATCAATGCACGGTTGGAGTCATCGTTTTCCAAGAACGGAATACATGCTGTCGCTACCGCAACTACTTGTTTTGGTGAAACGTCCATGTAGTCAACACGTTCAATCGGCACTTCCAAGTTATCATGGATGTAACGTGCCATAACAATGTCGTTAACGAAGCTACCATCTTCATTTAATATTGAGTTTGCTTGGGCAACAACAAAATTATCTTCTTCATCAGCTGTTAGATAGTCGATGGTATCTGTTACTTTATGTGTATTCCAGTCAACACGACGATATGGTGTTTCAATAAAGCCGTAGTCATTAATTTTTGCATATGAAGACAAACTGTTAATCAAACCGATGTTAGGTCCCTCAGGTGTTTCAATCGGACACATACGGCCGTAGTGAGAGTAGTGAACGTCACGAACTTCATAGCCGGCACGGTCACGCGTCAAACCACCAGGTCCAAGTGCAGATAGACGGCGTTTGTGCGTCAACTCACCTAATGGGTTTGTTTGGTCCATGAACTGTGACAACTGAGAAGATCCGAAGAACTCTTTAATAGAAGCCACTACTGGACGAATGTTAATTAATTGTTGTGGTGTAATCGTTGAAACATCTTGAATAGACATTCTCTCACGTACTACACGTTCCATACGAGATAAACCGATACGGAATTGGTTTTGCAGTAATTCACCTACTGAACGAATACGACGGTTACCTAAGTGGTCGATGTCGTCAATGTTTCCTAATCCTTCATATAAGTTGAAGAAGTAGTTGATAGATGCAAAAATGTCAGCTGTTGTTAAATGTTTAACTTCTGCGTCAATTTCGCCGTTACCAATCACATTGATAATTTTTTCAGGGTCTGCTTTTGAAAATACTTTAACAACTTGGATGTGAACTGGTTCTGTTACAACACCATCTTCAGATGGGTGTAAAACAACTTCGTTCAAACCATTATCAAGATGGCTACTTAATCTATCCATTACTTCACGGTTTAATTCTGTACCTGATTCAGCAAGAATTTCGCCTGTTTCTGGATCAACTAATGTTTCAGCCAAGATTTGGTTGTAAAGTCTTGTTTTAATGTTTAGTTTTTTATTTAGTTTGTAACGTCCAACAGGAGCTAAATCATATCTTCTTGGGTCGAAGAAACGCGCATATAGTAAGTTACGAGAACTGTCTGCTGTCTTTGGCTCACCTGGGCGAAGACGCTCGTAGATATCTTTCAAGCCTTCTTCTGTTCTTGAGTCAGAAGATACTTTATGAACATCTTTTTCGATTGTCAGCTTCAAGCTGTCATTGTTTCCAAAAATTTCTAAAATTTGGTCATCTGATCCAAACCCTAACGCACGAATTAAAACAGATAGGGGGATTTTACGCGTACGGTCAATACGTACATAAGAAATATCCTTTGCATCTGTTTCAAATTCCATCCATGCACCACGGTTTGGAATCATTGTATTTCCGAATGTTTCCTTACCATTTTTATCAATCTTATTGTGGTAGTAAACACCTGGTGAACGTACTAATTGCGATACAATAACACGTTCTGCACCATTGATGATGAATGTTCCCATTTCTGTCATCAATGGGAAGTCTCCGAAGAAAACTTCTTGGTCTTTAATTTCGCCCGTTTCTTTATTGATTAAACGAAGCTTAACATAGATAGGAGCTGAGTAGTTTGCATCGTGTTGACGAGCCTCTGCTACTGTGTATTTTGGCGTATGAAGTTCATAATCCAAAAAATCTAAGGCTAAGTTACCTGTATGATCTTCAATTGGAGAAATATCGCTAAACATTTCTCTTAGTCCTTTTTCCAAGAACCATTTGTAAGAATCTGTTTGAAGTTCAATCAGGTTTGGAAGTTCTAAAACTTCACTGATACGTGAGTAACTTCTGCGGGTACGATGTTTCCCGTAATTAACATTGTGTCCTAACAACTTCTTCACCCCTCATAAAATTTGACTAGAGATACTGAAACTAACTTATTACAATTGCGTTACAAGTGTGACAATTAGCTAACAATCGACTGCAACGACCTGATTTTTGACAAAAAAAAACCAAAAGATCGATGCAATTTCCATAAAAATTACTCTGTCTTTTGTTTTTTGCCGTTTAGAACCGCGGTTGGACAATATTTCAACCTGATTCCCATATATCTTATGTGTCTACAGTACTTAACAGTTTAACAAAGCAGCTTGAATTTGTCAATACTATTTTAGGCTTTGAAGAATCCAATAACCTTTATCTTTGGCAATCACTTCAACGTTGCCAAAAACCTCTTCCATCAGCTTTTGTGCGCTTGGCGCCCCTTGCTTTTTCTGGATAACAGCAGTTAGACTTCCATTGTCTTCTAAGTAGTCATAGGCTTCACTTAATATTTGGTGAACGACTTGTTTACCGGCACGAATAGGTGGGTTTGTCACTATGGCAGCAAACCGATTCTTGCCCTCAACGCTAGCATAAGCAGAAGATTCATAAACTTTGATGTTGGTAATATGATTTGCTGCTGCATTACGTCTAGCCAAAGCCATTGCACGT
This genomic interval from Jeotgalibaca arthritidis contains the following:
- the rpoC gene encoding DNA-directed RNA polymerase subunit beta'; the encoded protein is MIDVNNFEQMQISLASPDKIRSWSYGEVKKPETINYRTLKPEKEGLFCERIFGPQKDWKCSCGKYNGIRYKGIVCDRCGVEVTRSKVRRERMAHIELAAPVTHVWYFKGIPSRMGLVLDMSPRALEEIIYFASYVVIEPGDATLEAKQLLTEREYREKRAQYGNSFHAAMGAEAIKQLLQRVDLEAECEELKEQLKTATGQKRTRAIRRLDILDAFRVSGNKPEWMVMDVVPVIPPDLRPMVQLEGGRFATSDLNDLYRRVINRNNRLKRLLDLNAPNIIVQNEKRMLQEAVDALIDNGRRGRPVVGPGNRPLKSLSHMLKGKQGRFRQNLLGKRVDYSGRSVIVVGPFLKMYQCGLPKEMALELFKPFLMKELVQRELAGNIKNAKRKIERMDDDVWDVLEEVIREHPVLLNRAPTLHRLGIQAFEPVLVEGKAIRLHPLVCEAYNADFDGDQMAVHVPLSEEAQAEARLLMLAAQNILNPKDGKPVVTPSQDMVLGNYYLTMEEKGAVGEGMIFSNPNEVEMAYQNGYVHWHTRIALYTKSLPAKPWKDHQKDALLVTTVGKVMFNAIMPDEFPYLNEPTQENLEEATPDKYFIDASTNVKEFIEAQEIVGPFKKKNIGNIIAAVFKKFHVTETSRMLDKMKDLGYSVSTRSGITVGMADILVLESKKEIIEKAHKQVEATTRQFRRGLISDDERYNSVINTWNQAKDLIQIELMKSLGQENPIFMMSDSGARGNISNFTQLAGMRGLMASPSGKIMELPVISNFREGLTVLEMFSSTHGARKGMTDTALKTADSGYLTRRLVDVAQDVIVRDDDCGTDGGLDIMAIREGNEIIESLEERLIGRYAQKSIIHPETGAVLVAHNELITEDKAREIIDAGIEKVTIRSVFTCNTRHGVCKFCYGMNLATGNEVEVGEAVGTIAAQSIGEPGTQLTMRTFHTGGVAGDDITQGLPRIQEIFEARNPKGQAVVTEVTGEVISIDENAAERSKEVTVKGVTDTRTYSVPYTARMKVEEGDFVHRGAPLTEGSIDPKELLRVRDVLSVETYLLREVQKVYRMQGVEIGDKHIEVMVRQMLRKVRIMDPGSTEILPGTLMDIADFTDRNAASIRAGEVPATARPVLLGITKASLETNSFLSAASFQETTRVLTDAALRGKTDDLLGLKENVIIGKTIPAGTGMARYRKMDPQAVNIGTSSVYSIADSANAEDSLIGSTDLTEE
- a CDS encoding class I SAM-dependent methyltransferase; the encoded protein is MSDHYYTKNPNVKSDETTWTFPLKGKDFRFITDAGVFSKGTVDFGSRLLIDTFKLPEETTGPILDVGCGYGPMGLSLAYAYPDRMVEMVDVNERAMALARRNAAANHITNIKVYESSAYASVEGKNRFAAIVTNPPIRAGKQVVHQILSEAYDYLEDNGSLTAVIQKKQGAPSAQKLMEEVFGNVEVIAKDKGYWILQSLK
- the rpoB gene encoding DNA-directed RNA polymerase subunit beta, producing MKKLLGHNVNYGKHRTRRSYSRISEVLELPNLIELQTDSYKWFLEKGLREMFSDISPIEDHTGNLALDFLDYELHTPKYTVAEARQHDANYSAPIYVKLRLINKETGEIKDQEVFFGDFPLMTEMGTFIINGAERVIVSQLVRSPGVYYHNKIDKNGKETFGNTMIPNRGAWMEFETDAKDISYVRIDRTRKIPLSVLIRALGFGSDDQILEIFGNNDSLKLTIEKDVHKVSSDSRTEEGLKDIYERLRPGEPKTADSSRNLLYARFFDPRRYDLAPVGRYKLNKKLNIKTRLYNQILAETLVDPETGEILAESGTELNREVMDRLSSHLDNGLNEVVLHPSEDGVVTEPVHIQVVKVFSKADPEKIINVIGNGEIDAEVKHLTTADIFASINYFFNLYEGLGNIDDIDHLGNRRIRSVGELLQNQFRIGLSRMERVVRERMSIQDVSTITPQQLINIRPVVASIKEFFGSSQLSQFMDQTNPLGELTHKRRLSALGPGGLTRDRAGYEVRDVHYSHYGRMCPIETPEGPNIGLINSLSSYAKINDYGFIETPYRRVDWNTHKVTDTIDYLTADEEDNFVVAQANSILNEDGSFVNDIVMARYIHDNLEVPIERVDYMDVSPKQVVAVATACIPFLENDDSNRALMGANMQRQAVPLINPKAPLIGTGMEYKAAHDSGAALLCNNDGVVEYVDANEIRVRRPDGALDKYNVIKFQRSNSGTCYNQRPIISLGEEVEKGDILADGPSMEQGEMALGQNILVAFMTWEGYNYEDAVIMNERLVKDDVYTSVHIEEYESEARDTKLGPEEITREIPNVGEDALKDLDERGIIRIGAEVRDGDILVGKVTPKGVTELSAEERLLHAIFGEKAREVRDTSLRVPHGGGGIVHDVKVFTREAGDELSPGVNLLVRVYIVQKRKISEGDKMAGRHGNKGVVSRIMPEEDMPYLPDGTPVDIMLNPLGVPSRMNIGQVLELHLGMAARQLGIHIATPVFDGASEEDVWGTVAEAGMAKDAKTVLYDGRTGEPFDNRVSVGVMYYLKLSHMVDDKLHARSTGPYSLVTQQPLGGKAQFGGQRFGEMEVWALEAYGAAYTLQEILTYKSDDVVGRVKTYEAIVKGESIPKPGVPESFRVLVKELQALGLDMKVLDENREEIELRDMDEEDDVVNFERLNKQTEVKKEDAETEAGETRE